The Oreochromis niloticus isolate F11D_XX linkage group LG18, O_niloticus_UMD_NMBU, whole genome shotgun sequence DNA window CGTCGTTAATCATTCCGGTTAAAAACAGAGCCATCACAGCTGCCTGTCGCTGTCTGGCGGATCAGCGGTGCGCGCAGAGCGgcggacctggcagaaataatgCGCCATTAGAGCGCTGGCAATTCTAACGATCCCAGAGCGTTTTTCCTGAACGTGTTCTATTTCAAAATATGAGTTTCAAccgaaaaataaaaacacaaagatttGAATATTTGATCCTGTGCGCCTTTCGTCTTGAtatacagcaaaaaaaaaaaaaaaaaattgatataAGAATTGTCTGTAGTAATTTGTTTAGGCATGCTTTTTTATTCGcatccctttttaaaaaaagaaaaagaaaaatctaaacCTGTGCATTAACCTGTGGGTTAATTAATCACGTCGAGCTTTTGTCGCATACACAAAATTGACTCCATTAGAGCACACTTGAGCAGCCATCTGCAGTCCAAAGCAGGGAAATAattgcagttttgttttgttttgtttcagaaaaacgTTACAGGGATAGCCTGCAGCTCCTTTTGTCCAGTGTGCAAATACATGCTTTATTTTCCCTTCCTCGTTACCGGATACAAAATTTCGAAATCTTTTATCTGTGGCCCTTGAGTGCCAATAAACATATAAAGAAAAATTTCTTTAATGAAAATTCGAACCAAGAAAAAGTCCTTTTAAAAAAGgatgtttgttttgtctgcttgctcgtgtactgctgctgctgctgctgctgctggatgtTGCCATTATCTCTCTGCCACGCTCCATCTCACGCCTGGCGGCTTTGCGTGCGCGAGGGTCTGTGTGTGTTaccgtgtatgtgtgtgtttatgcctCGGCCTCCGCACCAAGGGCTGTTCTTTGTCGGGATGAAATTGCTTCAGTAAATTTAAatacttgttgttgttttttgttttgttttgtttttgcaagttCTCCATCAGGTACATTCGCCTCGTCGCTTCTCACTTTTTGCGCCGTGCGCTCTGCATCTTGTTCCCTCAGGCTTTCTGCTCCATCTCAGCTCACGCGTGTCCACGCTctggtttgtgtgtgcgtgtgtgtggcaCTAAGTGtatatgcatgcatgtgtgtgtgtgtgtgtgtgtgtgtgtgtgtgtgtgtgtacatcgACGCACTACGCTCCAAGTTTGTGCTTCAAGCGCCTGCTGTAGACTTCCAGACCAGAGACATTACCAGCTCGCTCCACTCACATACTGTGATCCACTCAATTAATTTCTGCCCTCCTCCGTGAGCTCATTTCACGGGTGTTAATTCCAGTCCGCCCTTTGGCTGGGTGTGTGAGCCGGCGTGGATTTGCCGTGCGGGTCACTGTCGGTCCCTATTGATTGAACTCAAATCGGAAGTGTTAGCAGACTCATCCCCCCTTGTGATCAAAGGGAGTGTAAGGAGGCTAAATCCGTGTTCAACAAAGCCAAACAGTCAGTGTAATTCTTTACAGAAAATATGAATATACCCAAACACCCCACAGTCGCACACCTGGCCAAGAGTCGCTCCTTCacgctttcatttatttattttttgttccaTGTGCTCGCTGTGCTCCATCATCCGCCTCACCACATTTGCTCGCGGTCTCCACGCTCAGAAACTCAAACGTTCATTTTGTTTTAGCCAACGAATACGCGTGGATGCACGGATGCACAAGGAAACTGGGGATGAAGATTTGCGGTAAGTTTTGTTTCGCCACGAAAAAATGGTTTAATCTTGTAGATGTtatttaagaaaatgaaataaagaaataaaaaaaaaatttaaaaaagattttttttgacATACCATGGCTCTCAATATTGAATTCCGTTGTGACTggtttccttctttctttccttctgaCCGTCTCACATTTTCTTTTGCGCTTTATTATGATCTTACTCATTTCGAGGCCCTCAGAAATATAGGCCACATTACAGGTTGATAGAGCGGGGCCGTCCTCCACACTGTCAGTGTGCGTTTCCATCTTCCAAAGGTCACTGGACATTAGCCTGTAGGTCTGCTGAGGAGAGCCCCGGATCAGCCCCCCCGCCCCTCCTTGCACCCTCCCCTGTCTTTCCCATTTCAGCACCAAGAGAAAAATCTCCGGGACAAGCCTGGAAACAGAAAGCAGAACAAGCCTTAAAATAACTCGTAACGATTTGCTTTTCCTATCACATCCGATTATTTTTTGAGTCACTTTTCTCAGGCTTACTGTCAGTGTCTCTAATagcccctttttttttcttttttcttttttttacagtggAGGGTGTGGATGTGACGTTTATTTTCTCAATCACATAAAGGAATCTGCTTCTTTCAGAGGCTCACACGATGGAAAGTGtggatgtttatttatttgcagtCATGCAAGTTGAATTCAGTGTCACGTAAAGCTGTATCCATTCAAAAGGCGCATTATTGACCGCTTTACTGCAGCACAAGTCTGAGAAAGTCTGAcattgttttggttgttttttgttttttagtaagTGATCATCAGATTTTCATTAGTTAAATGACGTTTTAACCCCGTGCAGTGGCCACTAATTATTCATACGGTTTATTAATGAGCAATAAACATTTTcactgaaaatatatttttactttaagaACAAAGAGCCTGGGGCTTCCCCGTGTTTTTTACGCGCAATTAGGCCCACGCATTATTCTGCACATATATGCGAAAAGCTTATAAAATCTGACGGTGGCCCTGTAGAGACACGCTGCTTCAGGGCACTTTGCATCCTTCATTAACCCCTCTTCGGAGGGTGTGTATTTATTGGCTGTGTGTGGCAGCCTGTCCTGAGCACCGAGGCAATCAGACTGCACCTATAGGGGAGGGGCAGGCTGGCTGGGCGCTTCCTGACGGGGTGAGGCTGTGATGTCACAGGGTGAGGCGGGCACCCACGGGTGCTTCCTCTTCCTACTTAGCTTATATAAGTTTGGGCACCAACAGAGAAGCTTTTCAGATTAAAGTATTCCGACTGTTTATGAGCtgataaaaaaaatttcacaaaaatctcaattttctttcttgctttttttttttttttttttctgttgtattttAATTGTTGGTTTCGCTTTTCGacctttttcttgtttcttttctctttgttttgttttttttatgactgGGATGGAGATGTTTGGTGATAACTCCTTCTCTTCGCCGTGCAACACCTTAGGGTTCCTGCAGAAGAACAACAGCCTGGAGGAGAAGGGGAGGCTCGCGGGCCAGAAGAACTTGCTCTCGTGCGACAACAGCGACAGGGACGCGCGCTTCCGACGTACCGAGACCGACTTCTCCAATCTGTTCGCGAGAGGTGAGAAAACCACACTTCCGCTATCCCAGatcttccttaaaaaaaaaaaaccccaccaacattattattgttattattataaaacTAATTATAACTCGGGCGTATTATTTCAAATCAAACATCGCTTTCCTgacacaaaacagagaagagCGTCTTCACTTTTCTGTCTGCCACCTCTGTTTTTGTCCTCTTTTTGCTCGATAATGACAGTGAGCTTTACAGGAAAATTAATTATTAGGCCAATATCAACAGAACGAACGAGAGGCCAAACTGTGCTGGGTTGGGTTATTCGTGTATGTATTGTGATGTAAACCGTGCTTTCGGAGGCTAAACTCGAGTCTAAATAAAAACCTTGCAGAACTGAAATACTTGGATATTCTGGTGGCAGAAATGTGACGTACAAAGTGAGGGGGAAAGCTCATTTTAACACCTTAATTTAGCGGAAGCGTGATTTTGTGCTATTTTAATGTCCGCATGAGTTTTAGTAaattgtaaagtaaagtaaattaaGACAACGCGACGGAATAAATAGAttacaaagcactattttttcttagattaaatataaaatactttCCTTTCAAAGAACAGAATTTCTTTCAATGTCATTATAAACATACGTTTTTGCCTACTCTTTCCTGTTAAAATGTCTGCTGAGAAATGTATTTTGTGTGTTCTGATGgctttttcacagctttaagCCTGCTAGCCAAAATCTACGACCACATGTGGAGTCGTCTTTATTCGATCTAGCATAGCAGAGAAATGTAGCCCGAGAAACTGAGGGGAAATGGACAGAATTTTAGAATTTAGAATTTTACTCAAAAACAAACTAAGTGCACAAGCTTTATAAAAGCCAAGCTTTTTGATTCATTTCCCCTACTTTCTTTCCCCCGCCCCACTCCTCTTTTAGACCTCCTGCCGGCTAAAAATGGAGAAGAGCCCACCATGCAGTTTTTGCTGGAGGTGGTTGACATCCTTACCAACTATGTCAAGAAGACTTTCGACAGGTCTACAAAGGTTTTGGATTTCCACCACCCTCACCAGCTCCTGGAGGGGATCGAGGGCTTCAACCTGGAGCTGTCCGACCAGCCCGAGTCCCTGGAGCAGATCCTGGTGGACTGCAGAGACACGCTCAAATATGGCGTCCGGACAGGTAAGGGCTTTGGGACTACCTTCATCGTGGAGGAAACATTGACCTACCCCAAAAgggaaagatttttatttttttcttgaaatACAAATTCAACTGTATATGTGCTTGGGTAACTCACATGGAGGTGTGTTATTTTTGATGGCAGAGGAGATTGGTATGTGTGATGTGGGCTAAGATGCAATTAACTTTTAACTTTTTGCATTCAAAGGAAACAGCAGTGGGAGATGTAGTCCTGCACCTTATTACTGCCACAGACATTATAGTAATAAAGCAGGACATTATGTCTCTGTTAATATCCACACATGTTCAGTGTGTGGATTTTGAATGTGACACAAACTATTAGAGAATGGGCCGTTTCTCGCAGAGTACACAGCCTATTTAGATGACTGCCATATGTATTGTACCCCTGGTAATTCACTTCACATCCTCCCTTTCTTCCACCCCCCGACTTATTAAAGCATGTGTCGCCTGAGGGGATCCTAACACGGGCTGATTCAAGCTGTTAAAAACGACAACGCTCAAACTGTCCCCCGGGTTTTATATATCAGGCAGTCACTGACTGTGTCTACAACTCAGTAGCactctttttctctccctctctttcttctcAAAACATTTTGTGGctgtttttttagtttgtggGCTAGAGGAGCTGTCCGCGGTGCTGAAACCACAcatctttcatttcttttgtcACACctgttatttcatttttattgttaattcTTTTTATGACTCTGTTTATTATGTGAGGAATGCACCTCCATAACCACAGTGTACATGTATCCATGACTGCATACAGGCTCCAGGTCTACACACagtcactgtgtgtgtatatgtgtgtatgtgtgtgtgtgtgggggggggggggggggggggggttctaaATGCTTGTCATATATCTGTTTTGGCACACTGAGCAGCGCTTTGTCAGATCCCTTTGGTATTATGGTTGGCCAtggaaatacaaaatgaaacCTGAATGATGACTGAACTTAAACTGATTATTgaactttttaatatttattttgtattatttttctctccctttaGGTCACCCACGCTTCTTTAACCAGTTGTCTTCTGGCCTGGACATTATTGGTCTGGCTGGAGAGTGGCTCACCTCCACCGCCAACACCAACATGTAAGTCACACAGTATGTTCTCTGTACCGAGTGCCTGACACAGTTTATGTATAGAAAGGAAACACCTATACAATTCACAGGGGAACAACTTATATTTCCTGTTTGTAGGCCAGTGGAAATAGCCTCTAGTCATCATCATATATTAGCATTGCAGAAGTGCTTATGATGTTCCCCTGGGCTCACTCCACCACTGGTCAAAGGAGGCCGATTAtataaagtgtttgtgtttttttcccctgtatTGACAGATGGTAGTCTGGCACAGTGTTATACTGTGTGTATATCACACACCACCAAGCCCCAGGGGGTGGTTAGATTGCATATTGATCTCAGGTCACAGTTACATGTTTACCCAGCTTGAGTGGAGAAGGCCTGAACCCCACATCAGCTGCACACGctctcagcacacacagatCCTGACGCAGACATGCTCTGAATGAAAAGCCACAACTCTGTGACACGATTACTGGAGTAAGGTGACAAATTATAGCAAAACACAAGCACTCTCACAGAGGTTCATTCGGATGTCCACAGTCAGTTCATCCACATTTTTTACTGAGCAATAATCAGCCTAATATTTATAGCAATGTCACTTTCATGTGATTTTCTTAGATTTTGATGTGTATCCATAGCAAcgtttaaaatattaataatttcaCCTTCCAAAAATCTTGGTAGTGAAATGATTCAACTTTTTACGTATGAAATATCAGAAGTGTGTGAAAAAATTGCCCAGTTATCCACAACAAAAGCAGTCATTATTAAATAACCTGTTTAGTCTGTCCAGCAGTCAGTAGTCAAAGGCTAATAAATTCTGTTGTTacataatacaaagaaaagctgcaaaatTGCACAATGCAGGCTGGAAATGGGAAATGTTACAGGATAGAATAAGAGTCGATCAGCTAATCAACTTATTCTGCAGGCTGTTTTATCAGTGAGAGACACAAATCAGTTAAGGTCTGTCAAAAACAGCTGAGCTTTATGTAAAAGAGGATTGTTTTAAGCTAAGGCTCGATCATGTAGTCATTATTAGATCATGAAGAAAATATAAACTCCATGGTTTCCGTATATATTTACACTTCACCCTTTACCCAAACAATCTTTAAACATTACAGCTTCTTACAGACTGGGTTCCTTTAACCAGCCATTAACAGCTTCATATGGCAATCACAATGAAACTATGATATGATAATACAGACGTTTGTATCGTGACTTCAGTCTCAGTTCAGACTTGCCGCATTCATAGATAGAAGAAAACTGAACAGATTCCAGTGAAGAACTACTCTTGCAAAAATCACACCTGCATAAGTCTGACTTGGTGAAAGGGTTGGGACATCACTGCAGAAGATAACAGGATGAGTGAAGCACAAAAGGTCACCCAGAATAAACAGTAATTACAAGACAGTGCACTTTAGACCTAAAAGAATATTGTCCAAAATTGCTGCTGAAGAAAAGATTAAATCTGAGGACAGTAAAGCAAAGGCTAGAAGAAAACTGTGACACCTAATTTGTCCAATTTCTATTCAAACATTAGCTTAGGAAACTACCTTCTTAGAAAAACTTTCCCATCTCATCTCCTGGTTGGAAGAATGCCCCAAGAGACGGGGCCATTGACTTCCCACACACGCTTGTGCACGCTTTTATaatgacacatgcacacatgcacacacaccagcTCTGGCTGTCCCAGATACAGCAGCTAGGGTTTCCAGTCCATTGACTACAGGCTCATTGTGAGCTGGTGTTAGCAGATAGGCCAGCTGGGCCCCACACTGAAACACAATGTCCTCCGGCTGCACAGAAAACCCTGTTACATTGTGGAAACTGGCTGCCGCAGCTCCCCACAGAGTGCTCATTCCGGCTCTATTGTCCCTGTGGGTACAGATGGACTCAGTGGTCCTTTGAGGGGCTGagaggaatgtgtgtgtgtggtggtggtggtggtggtggggggggtgTCAGAGGGTTAGTCACATACAGACAcacgcgcaaacacacacacaaacacgtccataaacacacttacacacacacattgagtgcccttgatgatgataataagGGCATTTAGGGGCTGTCCCTGGGGACAGGCAGGTGACTGAGGGGTAATTTTCACCCTGAAAAGACCAATGATTGGCTCTGATTGTGATAATGATCACCATTATTGCCATTACAGCGTGAAATGACTCCGAGAGAAGGAGAATTTTAAAAAGGTTCACTGGGGTTTTTTGTCCTGTGGCTGGGATGAGTTTTGAGAAGAAAGGAATATGAGACATCCAGGATATTAAGTCTGCTTTATATAAACCATAATTCCACTATATCAAAGGACGCTAAATTGGTGAGACGAGGCCAGTGAGGGATTGAAAAGTGAAAAGTTATCCTTGGGTGTAGCAGATCATAGTCACAGCCCAGAAGTCATAGATTAGTCCAGCGCGTTTACAAAAGCTAAAAATCTTCAGcagaaatatttacacaagaaaaatgCTTCCTTGATTATTTGTCTTCatctttcatattttttttttcaatttctctttgtgtctgtgtttttgttctctGTCACTCAGCCTCTTCGTTGTGCGTGTTTCATGATGTTGCTTTGCTGCGCGCTTTTCTGTGCGCACTCTGCATCATCCCCTCATCTTCCTTTGTTGTCCTCTGTCACACTTCTCTTCACTGCATTGTTTCCCTAAATCTCACTCTGCTTGCGGCCTTTTTACCTCCCCCTTTCtaccaaaatacaaaaaacagccTCAGCCCTTGTGCGGATAGCTATTTgaggggaggggaaaaaaacagggaGGAATCAAAGAAACGTGGAGATAACGCTGCTTCTAATTTGGGTGATGGGTGAAGCTACAGCGATGGAGGTGGAGGAGCGTTGTGTAACTGGCCTCATTAGAAGCGGGGTAAACAGGGATCAGCGTTAAGGGTGCGTGTGGGAAGCAGTGAAATGTCACTTAGCAAAGAGAGCAAAAGCTCAGGCCTCCTTTCTGTGACACATTTGACCCACTTTAGCTTCTCCAGGAGTTTCGTTGGTTGGCTGTCCGTGGAGATAACAGTcgttttatcttttattaacTGACAGAGAGGTCAGACACATATCAAGCTTTAAAAGCGTTGGCTCATTTCAAGAGTGTGAAGattacttctttttttgttgtttttgaatcttttctctttcatctttttaatGAAATAATGAAATTCATAGGCATGGGCTCTCCctcatttttttctatattCTGGGGCCAACAGAGGCTCTTATCTCTTTAAAGCACTCCCTctccctgtctttctctctctctctcacacacacacacacacacacacacgcacacacacaaactcgaGTTCTCTCAGCCATCACGTCAGCCCCATTCAGAGTCGCCGCTGAGATCGGCACCATTGACAGATAGCCATCAGAGCTTTGTGTGCTTTAATTAAACCACTGAGTGATTTTAGGAGGCATTTGAATATGAATGTTTGCTGGTTGACTCATATCAGCCACTTTTTAATTAACCCAGTCAGCACAAGCTCCACTTTTGTGCTCTGCAGATGGAATTATAGAAGGACTAATGAATATTATAGACACACAAtgaatatcactgtgtgtgttttgggggagTCTGTGGACTCTCTTCCTTGCGAGTGCATAAGAATGCGCAGCGTCTCTGAATGATGTGCTGCTTTCATTACTCGGTGTTATGATTGGCAGGTTCACCTACGAGATCGCCCCAGTATTTGTGTTGATGGAACAGCTGACTctgaagaaaatgagagagatGATTGGTTGGCCAAACGGAGAGGGTGACGGCCTCTTTTCCCCAGGTCGGTCTGTAAATCACACTACCCATGTGTAGCCAATAATCATATTACTGTATGAATTTTGGTCCAAATATTCCACGTACATGTACACTGCACAGACTGTGTGCTGCTGTCCAGGGTactgatgtgtgtgtggtgtgctTAACAGGGGGTGCTATCTCCAACATGTACAGTGTGATGATCGCACGGTACAAGTATTTCCCAGAGGTGAAGACCAAGGGCATGTCTGCTGCTCCCCGCCTTGTCCTTTTCACATCTGAGCATGTAagtgaccacacacacacacacacacacacactgtacatcTCAGGTAATCTAACAATGCAGATAAGCTGCTTCATTGACTGTAGATTAATCAAAGTCAGGGAATAAGCAGTAGGTTTAAATCAGGGCACTGGCTGTTTCaattcattcattattttagttttttttgtatttttgtcctAAAAAGAATTTGACAACTTGACAgaaagcaggaaaaatgtcaagcAACAATGAGCTCTCAAAATATCCCCCCTTTTTGAATTCAGAGGTATTTCATTGCTATGTGTCCCCACAGAGCCACTACTCCATAAAGAAGGCTGGAGCTGCGCTGGGCTTCGGCACTGACAAcgtgatcctgctcagcacggATGAGAGGTTTGTAATCGTTGCAGAAATCATCTGACGAATactgtatgtgcaacatgtagATCCACATCAATTCCATGCTGCTCTGCTCATTTTCAGAGGGAGAGTCATTCCTGCGGATTTGGAAGCCAAAATCCTCGACGCTAAACAGAAGGTCAGgggtttttttagctttttttttttttttttaaattaattacatCTCCATGTACTATTATCTCTAACCACATTTCTTTTCATCTATCCTGGGTACTACATCTGCAGGGTTATGTGCCATTGTTTGTGAATGCAACAGCTGGTTCAACCGTGTATGGAGCATTTGACCCCATCAGTGAGATTGCTGACATCTGTGAGAAGTATAACTTGTGGCTCCATGTTGATGTGAGTAGTTTGCAGTAGTGATGATAGCAGTAGCTACGGTGCGTCATCCACTCCTTTAACAGTACTGTTTTGTCTCGTTAGGGCGCGTGGGGTGGTGGACTGCTGATGTCTAGGAAGCATCGCCATAAGCTTAATGGAATTGAGAGGTGAGCACATGGGAACTGATAAGCTGCTGTGTGTTGCTATTTAAAAGAAACCTCACCGTGCTAACGATCGCACTGACAACACGCTTTCCAGGGCCAACTCTGTCACATGGAACCCACACAAGATGATGGGTGTGCCTCTGCAGTGTTCAGCAATCCTGGTCAGAGAAAAGgtacaggaacacacacacacacacacacacacacacacagtatcttGTTTCTATTACTTCACCTTAAAATTTTATGATGACAAGTTTTAGAGACTTTTTTAATCCAAACGTTGAAGCAGGTAGCCACATGTCATTATGAAGTccacatatgtatacatatgtaaaGCTATTGAGTTTTAAAGCTTTTGATGTTCTTAATTACTTCTGTTTATGTTTGTAAAGGGGCAATAGTACAGGCAGGACAACAGCAATCATGTTTCATGCTTTTCTTTGAGTTACAAGAATCGAATCATTTATGACGACAAGTTATCGATCTGCGGTTAGAACACTGTGTAATAAATGATAACTTGTACATCAACATGCTGTATATCTGAAagataacacagagacagaataaGATAATATGGAGGCTTTCATTCAGTAAGGTTAGTTTGACACAGACATGTAGCAAAAGCTTAAACATTTCCATTACACTTTAGGGGGGTTTCTTCACTTTAACCTATGAAAAATACAGTTCTATAAATATCCATATTGCATATTCATATTAATCAGCTTTTCTTGGTACATGTAGTCTGACATGTCTAAATGATGACAGCCTGGGCAGGAGAGCTGTGAAAGGAAATGTTAACAGTTTGTGCACTTTGTCTGTAGGGAATCCTAGCAGGCTGCAACTCCATGTGCGCTGGCTACCTCTTCCAACCAGACAAACAATACGATGTTACATATGACACAGGGGACAAGGCCATCCAATGTGGCCGACACGTGGACATCTTTAAATTCTGGCTCATGTGGAAAGCCAAGGTGAGCCGGGTGGACAGACGGGTGCATACATGCTGGCTAAAAAAAGCCAGAAAAGCATCTCCAAGCCAATAAGAACCTTCATGGTTTTGTTAGTGCAATGCTATTTAGTGCTATACTGAGTGTTTAGTATTGGCTTCTCTTTTCCCCTGCAGGGCACCGCTGGGTTTGAGCAGCACATTGACAAGTGTTTGGACCTGTCTCAGTACCTATACAACAAGATCAAGAACAGGGAGGGATATGAGATGGTGTTTGACGGAGTGGTGAGCTtccctcatttcttttttcctttaccAATGTCCAGTTTTAATCACCAGGGTTAATTCACTGCTGTATTTAACAGAATGTTGTTGTatgtaaatgcaaataaataaataaaaacccacCGTGATCTGTATCTGATGTGTTCATTTCTGCCTGCAGCCCCAGCACACCAATGTTTGCTTCTGGTACATTCCACCCAGCCTGAGAGGCATGCCAGATGGAGATGAGAGGCGAGAAAAACTCCACAGGGTACAACTATAATCACACTATCAGTTCCAGCACGATCAGCTTCAAACAGCCAATAAAAGTGTTCCCATTATTAGATTACTTTCAGGAAAACAAGGCTCTGTTTTGTCATCTTTTTCACTCCAACAGGTGGCGCCAAAGATCAAGGCCATGATGATGGAGTCAGGGACCACCATGGTGGGCTACCAGCCTCAGGGCAATAAAGTAAACTTCTTCAGAATGGTCGTCTCCAATCCTTCGGCCACCCAGTCTGACATCGACTTCCTCATCGATGAGATCGAGAGGCTCGGCCACGACCTGTAGACCTCACAGCCATCGCTGCTCCAGGGCCATCCCGGAGTCTGTGATCAATTTTACTGCAAAAGCAAACGCCAGAGTGAAACATTCACAGTGCTGCAGACCGAGAAATAATAGGACACGTTTTAGGTTCTTTCTTTCCGGTCTGCCTTTGCCTGCAGCACTCTAAATGTTTCCACCGCTGGAAAGAAACGAGCAATGAGAGAGCCTCTGGAGTTTCTTACTAGCTCTGGCCCACATAGGTACttctatagaaaaaaaaaatataatcacTATCTAAAGTCTCCTTTAAAGCAAATGTGCtctaatgtctgtgtgtgcaatTGAGCCTTGTAATGCGCACGTGTGtgaaagagagtgtgtgtgtgtgcagtcttttaatgtttgtcttttaatgtcttgtgtgtgtgccacagcaaatgtgtgtgtgtgagtgagtgtggtAAATTAATGAAAAGTAGGGGGGAAAGCACAGATCGAAGTATTACAAGTATCATCAAGTTATTCTGCTGTATCATACATGTGCTGCACAATATGGTGGTGCTTTCAGCTGTACATATGTTTGATCTCAGCGCTCCGACCTGTTTGCCCTGAACCCGGTGTCCAAAGCCCCGCAGCGGCGTATTTTAGGCTCGCACTGTGTTAAAAATAAGCTAACGTGCTCAGCATAGTTACAGGTTGTGTTAAGTGTCGAGCTGTTACACGACTTCGGACCATCTGACAGAGCTACAGTCTGCAATAGTTTCCCTCGTAGAAGATCCTGATTTAAAGCTATCGTAG harbors:
- the LOC100704451 gene encoding glutamate decarboxylase 1 isoform X1; the protein is MATSEPRAAGGDQDPNSANLRPPTTTNEYAWMHGCTRKLGMKICGFLQKNNSLEEKGRLAGQKNLLSCDNSDRDARFRRTETDFSNLFARDLLPAKNGEEPTMQFLLEVVDILTNYVKKTFDRSTKVLDFHHPHQLLEGIEGFNLELSDQPESLEQILVDCRDTLKYGVRTGHPRFFNQLSSGLDIIGLAGEWLTSTANTNMFTYEIAPVFVLMEQLTLKKMREMIGWPNGEGDGLFSPGGAISNMYSVMIARYKYFPEVKTKGMSAAPRLVLFTSEHSHYSIKKAGAALGFGTDNVILLSTDERGRVIPADLEAKILDAKQKGYVPLFVNATAGSTVYGAFDPISEIADICEKYNLWLHVDGAWGGGLLMSRKHRHKLNGIERANSVTWNPHKMMGVPLQCSAILVREKGILAGCNSMCAGYLFQPDKQYDVTYDTGDKAIQCGRHVDIFKFWLMWKAKGTAGFEQHIDKCLDLSQYLYNKIKNREGYEMVFDGVPQHTNVCFWYIPPSLRGMPDGDERREKLHRVAPKIKAMMMESGTTMVGYQPQGNKVNFFRMVVSNPSATQSDIDFLIDEIERLGHDL
- the LOC100704451 gene encoding glutamate decarboxylase 1 isoform X2, giving the protein MATSEPRAAGGDQDPNSANLRPPTTRFLQKNNSLEEKGRLAGQKNLLSCDNSDRDARFRRTETDFSNLFARDLLPAKNGEEPTMQFLLEVVDILTNYVKKTFDRSTKVLDFHHPHQLLEGIEGFNLELSDQPESLEQILVDCRDTLKYGVRTGHPRFFNQLSSGLDIIGLAGEWLTSTANTNMFTYEIAPVFVLMEQLTLKKMREMIGWPNGEGDGLFSPGGAISNMYSVMIARYKYFPEVKTKGMSAAPRLVLFTSEHSHYSIKKAGAALGFGTDNVILLSTDERGRVIPADLEAKILDAKQKGYVPLFVNATAGSTVYGAFDPISEIADICEKYNLWLHVDGAWGGGLLMSRKHRHKLNGIERANSVTWNPHKMMGVPLQCSAILVREKGILAGCNSMCAGYLFQPDKQYDVTYDTGDKAIQCGRHVDIFKFWLMWKAKGTAGFEQHIDKCLDLSQYLYNKIKNREGYEMVFDGVPQHTNVCFWYIPPSLRGMPDGDERREKLHRVAPKIKAMMMESGTTMVGYQPQGNKVNFFRMVVSNPSATQSDIDFLIDEIERLGHDL